The window GATCCATGCCGACCTTCGACCATCACCATCCTCAAAAGCGGAAAGGAGCCCATCGGTCAAGGCAAAAGACTGGCCAGGTACAAATGGGATGATCAATTGGCTGGCCTCTTGGGTATTCCCAGGAAATTCACCATGCTGCAATTGCCAAATCGTTTCCATTGATTCCTTTAGGAACACCGTTCCCAGTTCATCCTCCAAACCAAAGTTGCCAATGACATCGGTTGCCTCGGCCTCGGCCAAGTCCCATTGGTCCGTATAGAGGTATACCCTTGCCAACAAAGCCTTGGCCACATTTCGGTCCGGAACCAACCGTTCTTCATTGTCGATGGTACTGCTTTCCATAAGTCCCACAGCCCGCACCAGATCCGAAATGATCCTTTCATAAACCAAGTCCTCGGACATCCGTGAGACTTGATTGTTAAAGGCATAGTCTGTGGTTGTGATATAGGGAACATCCCCAAAAACGGATACCAAAAGACTGTGCATGAAGGCGCGGACAAAAAGTGCCTGTCCCATAAACCTGTCTTGCTCACTCTCTTCCAAATCGGTGGCCCCTTCAATCCCTTCGACAATGGCATTGGCCCCGTAAATGACCTTATAGGCTTCACTCCACCAAGTCAAAACCTCGGTATTGGGTGGCAGCACCCGGTTCTGGTAGAATTCCAACAATTGGGGATTGAAGCCATAGTAGTCCAGTTCATCACTGTATATGGCCAATCTAGTGGTAAACCCATAGTTGCCGGAGACCATTCCAGATTCCCGCATGGTAAAATACAGGTCGGCCATGGCGGATTCCACCGTAGATGGATCATTGAACACGGTCTCGGAGACCATGATGTTCTTTGGAGGGTCGACTTCCACAAATGCCGTACAGCCCATAATTCCTATTAAGGGTATTATCGATAGACACCTTTTCCCATACAAGGAGTTCCATTTCATTATTAAATACTTCGTTATTGTTTTCATGATACTTTTTTTAAATGGTTAGAACCCTACTTTAAGTCCCAAGGTCAGTTGTCTCAGTGGGGGCAATCGGTTGTTGAGTGTCTGTTCCGGATCGGGCCCCTTGTATTTGGTAAAGGTCAAGAGGTTCTGCCCTTGCAGGTATACATTGACATCCAGACCATTTTCTAGATGGGGCACTCTATAGTTCAAGGAAATATTGCGTACCCTGATAAAAGAGGCATCCGACACGGCGGAACTGCTCCTTCGCTGAAGGTCTCCATTGTTGGAGCCGGCTATCAATCCGGACGAGGCGACTTGATAGTTGTTCATGTCACCCGGTTCCCGCCATCTATCATGGTAGAGTTCGACACCGGCATTTCTCCTAAACCCGGGAACCGCGTTGTCCCGGAGGGTATTATAACCCTTTTGCTTTTTGAACTGTAGGAAAACATCAAAGGTCATGTTGCCCCAGTTGAGGGTATTCCCGAGACCCCCATAAAACTTGGGTGCCAGGTCCTCAATCCATTCAAGGTCCCCACTGCTACTGATGTTCCCGTCCCCGTTATAGTCCTCGATCACGTATTGTCCAGTGTCGGGATCGACCCCAAGGGATCTGTACAGCTTTACGATGGATAAAGGTTCACCTATGACATAGCGATTGGCAAAAGTGGAAGTTTCCAGACCATCATAGCGCACAAGTTCACTCTTGGGAACCGATATATTAAAAGTCGTGGACCATTTAAAGGTTTCCGTACTTAGATTGGCGGAACGAAAATCCAACTCAATACCGGAGTTCTCCACCGTGGCATCGAAATTACCGGTAAGCTCGGAAAAGCCGGTCGTGGCCGCCAAGGGCACCCCCACCAGTTGATTGGAGGAACGGTTCCTGTACCAAGATGCATTTACAAATACACGGTCCCTAAAGAACCCAAGTTCAAGCCCTGCCTCCAGTTTTTTGTTGACCTCCCATCCGAACAAGGGATTAAAAATGCCCGAAGGACTCAGAATGGCGACCCCGTCATAATCGGAACCTGTGACAGTATAGGTATCCAAGAACTGGTAATCCCCGATATTATCGCTCCCTGTGGTACCATAACTGCCTCGGAGTTTTCCAAAACTCAGTACGGAACTATCAGAAAGGAGTGCCTCTTCGGAAAAGATCCATGCCAATCCAACAGCACCGAAATTCCCGAACTGTTTGCCCGGACCAAAGCGGGAAGACCCATCCCTCCTTCCCGTCAGGTTTAGGATATACCTGTCCAAAAGCTTAAGGTTGACCCTCCCGAACACCGCATTATATTTATAATCGCTGTCGACACTGTTTCGGACCTCCACACGATCGGCAGCTGTCAGGTTAAAGATCAGGGAATTGTTGGGAAAGCCCGTACCCCGCATCACCAGTTGCTCGGTGGTTTCCTGTTGGAAAGTGGTCCCCAAGAGTACATCCATGGAAAGCTTTTTCCAAACCTTTTTCCATTGTAACTGGGGTTCAATGATCCAAGAATTCCGCTTGGAACTATTTGTGGTCAGGCTGGAATAACTTTGCGGGGTAAAGTTGAACCTTGGGTTTCTTGCCGAACTCGGCAGGGTCCGGTACGAATCCAAACTATAATCCGTATAGCCCATGCTCGCCCTTACTTCCAAATCCTTCACAAGCTCATACGAGATCAGGGCATTTGCCATAACAGTTCTGGTCTTGACCCCAAATTTCTCTTCAAGGGCTGCCAAGGGGTTGTCCCATGTATTGTTTTCCCAATTGAGATTACCATCCCCGTCAAATAGTGCAGGTGCATTCGGCGCCAATGTATATGCTTGAAAGCTTAGGTCCGACCGTGGCAATAGATTATCCTCCCGGCTATAGCTGGTGGACAGGTTCAACCTGAACCGGTCATTGTCCGATCGGTGGTTGATATTGCTATGCACATTGGCCCTTTTATAATTGGCATCCCCGGGAAAGACTGTCGTTTCCTTCAAAAAGGCGCCACTGACCAAAAACTGGGTACGTTCACTTCCCCCGGAAACCGAAAGTTGGGCATTGTTCCGATACACCGTTCCCCCTATAAGTTCCCTTTGCCAATCGGTATATCTATTTTGGTCCCATAGGGTAATATCGGGCCAATAAAAGTCATAGGCTGGCACGCCAAAAAAATCATCAAGGCCATCATTGCTGACCCCTTCCCTTCTCACCTCCAGATATTGCTGGGTGTCCATCAGGTCCATAAAATGGGAAACCTGGCCAAGGGAAGTACTCAGGTGGGCATCGAACCGTGTTTTACCTGCCCTCCCCTTTTTAGTGGTGATCAGCACCACACCATTGGCCCCTCTTGAACCATATATGGCAGTGGCATCGGCATCCTTAAGTACTTCGATGCTCTCAATGTCATTGGGATTGATGGCATTCAAGGGGCTGATATCGCTGTTCACGATATCCCTGGATATATCTTCGGAACCCAGGGATTGGGATCCGTAGGGCACCCCATCCACAATGTATAAAGGATCGGTCACCCCGTTGATAAAGTTTTGTCCGCGCACCTCGATGGAAAAACCACCTCCCGGAACCCCTGTGGACTGGACAATGTTCACTCCGGATAGATGTCCCTGCATGGCCGCCAAGGGATTAGCCACGGGTTGTTTTTCCATCACATCGGCCTTGATGGTGGCGATGTTTCCCGTACGTTCACGCTCAGACACGGAGTAATAACCCGCATTGAGCACGACTTCCCCCAATTGGGTGACATCTTCCTCCATTTGGACATTGATGGTATTTCTTCCATCGATAGGGACGTTCAAAGATTTATAGCCGACCATGGAAAAGACCAGTATGTCATTGGTTCCTGATTGAATGGTATAGGTTCCATCCATATCGGATATGGTACCGATATTCTTGGACTCCACCACAATATTCACCCCGGCAAGGGGTTCTCCCGTGCTATTGGTCACGGTGCCGGAAATGATGGACTGTGGTGGCTCCAAGATTTTGCCCGCTTGTATTTGTTGGGTTAGTAGGGGGGATATTAGGATATATAAGAGCAGGAACAGGTTTTTCCAGCCTAGGCGTTTTGGTGATTTCTTCATTATGTTGAGTTCTTTTTGATTAAAGCGTTAGTTAGTATTGCATTCCCTACGGTATAATCACATGAATGCCCATAGGTTTTTAGCGACACTGCCTAAAAAGTCAGGATAAATCCGTAACTTCCTTGAGGGCATTAAGTTTCAGGCATAGGCCACCCTGTCCAAATAGCAATGGCTTTTGGAAATAGGATTCCTAGATAAAAATGACTTAGATTTCGAGTTTGGGCCGGTTGCCCTGAAAGTGTATGCGTCAGTTATGGGACGGAGGATATCGTAAACCGGAAAAATGTTGCGCTTATCCCATAGCTATAGTCTTAGGGTTAGACAGGATTTTTGGGCTTTTTCTTAAAGAGAATATCAAATAGGGTCAGGCCCGCTCTAGAACCAGAGCCGACAGAAGATGAATTCTCTATAAAGCACAC is drawn from Flagellimonas sp. MMG031 and contains these coding sequences:
- a CDS encoding RagB/SusD family nutrient uptake outer membrane protein, with amino-acid sequence MGCTAFVEVDPPKNIMVSETVFNDPSTVESAMADLYFTMRESGMVSGNYGFTTRLAIYSDELDYYGFNPQLLEFYQNRVLPPNTEVLTWWSEAYKVIYGANAIVEGIEGATDLEESEQDRFMGQALFVRAFMHSLLVSVFGDVPYITTTDYAFNNQVSRMSEDLVYERIISDLVRAVGLMESSTIDNEERLVPDRNVAKALLARVYLYTDQWDLAEAEATDVIGNFGLEDELGTVFLKESMETIWQLQHGEFPGNTQEASQLIIPFVPGQSFALTDGLLSAFEDGDGRRSAWIDSISNEEQTITLYYPYKYKARFDVTESLEYSIHFRLAEQYLIRSEARTRLGNLIGAREDLNMIRNRAGLANTTANSESELLEAILAERRVELFTEQGHRWFDLRRTGRATAILGMFKPDWEDSDVLFPIPEIELEANPNLLPQNQGY
- a CDS encoding SusC/RagA family TonB-linked outer membrane protein — protein: MKKSPKRLGWKNLFLLLYILISPLLTQQIQAGKILEPPQSIISGTVTNSTGEPLAGVNIVVESKNIGTISDMDGTYTIQSGTNDILVFSMVGYKSLNVPIDGRNTINVQMEEDVTQLGEVVLNAGYYSVSERERTGNIATIKADVMEKQPVANPLAAMQGHLSGVNIVQSTGVPGGGFSIEVRGQNFINGVTDPLYIVDGVPYGSQSLGSEDISRDIVNSDISPLNAINPNDIESIEVLKDADATAIYGSRGANGVVLITTKKGRAGKTRFDAHLSTSLGQVSHFMDLMDTQQYLEVRREGVSNDGLDDFFGVPAYDFYWPDITLWDQNRYTDWQRELIGGTVYRNNAQLSVSGGSERTQFLVSGAFLKETTVFPGDANYKRANVHSNINHRSDNDRFRLNLSTSYSREDNLLPRSDLSFQAYTLAPNAPALFDGDGNLNWENNTWDNPLAALEEKFGVKTRTVMANALISYELVKDLEVRASMGYTDYSLDSYRTLPSSARNPRFNFTPQSYSSLTTNSSKRNSWIIEPQLQWKKVWKKLSMDVLLGTTFQQETTEQLVMRGTGFPNNSLIFNLTAADRVEVRNSVDSDYKYNAVFGRVNLKLLDRYILNLTGRRDGSSRFGPGKQFGNFGAVGLAWIFSEEALLSDSSVLSFGKLRGSYGTTGSDNIGDYQFLDTYTVTGSDYDGVAILSPSGIFNPLFGWEVNKKLEAGLELGFFRDRVFVNASWYRNRSSNQLVGVPLAATTGFSELTGNFDATVENSGIELDFRSANLSTETFKWSTTFNISVPKSELVRYDGLETSTFANRYVIGEPLSIVKLYRSLGVDPDTGQYVIEDYNGDGNISSSGDLEWIEDLAPKFYGGLGNTLNWGNMTFDVFLQFKKQKGYNTLRDNAVPGFRRNAGVELYHDRWREPGDMNNYQVASSGLIAGSNNGDLQRRSSSAVSDASFIRVRNISLNYRVPHLENGLDVNVYLQGQNLLTFTKYKGPDPEQTLNNRLPPLRQLTLGLKVGF